The following are encoded together in the Streptomyces sp. NBC_00341 genome:
- a CDS encoding ABC transporter permease → MSQTTAPAAPATPAAPVVTPPAASLPVYAPGELAALAARHGLTVSGARPSLPAYVRELWGRRHFITAFATAKLTAQYSQAKLGQIWQIMTPLLNATVYYFIFGVLMKTKHGVPDYVPFLVTGVFIWTFTSSSITAGTRAISGNIGLVRALHFPRASLPVALALQQLQQLIFSLGALVLILLVFGQYPQPSWLLALPALALQAVFNTGISMVMARLAARTPDIAQLTPFILRTWMYASGVMWSIGTMLQGDRVPHAVKLALEVNPAAVFIDLMRFALIDSFDGGQLPPHVWLIATGWALVCGVGGFIYFWQAEESYGRG, encoded by the coding sequence GTGAGCCAGACAACAGCCCCGGCGGCCCCGGCGACCCCGGCTGCCCCGGTGGTCACCCCGCCGGCCGCGTCCCTTCCCGTGTACGCGCCGGGAGAGCTCGCCGCCCTCGCCGCCCGGCACGGGCTGACCGTGAGCGGCGCCCGGCCGTCCCTCCCCGCGTACGTACGGGAGCTGTGGGGGCGGCGGCACTTCATCACGGCGTTCGCCACCGCCAAGCTGACCGCCCAGTACAGCCAGGCGAAGCTCGGCCAGATCTGGCAGATCATGACCCCGCTGCTCAACGCGACGGTCTACTACTTCATCTTCGGCGTCCTGATGAAGACGAAGCACGGCGTCCCCGACTACGTGCCCTTCCTGGTCACCGGCGTCTTCATCTGGACCTTCACCAGCAGCTCGATCACCGCGGGCACCCGCGCGATCAGCGGCAACATCGGGCTCGTCCGGGCGCTGCACTTCCCGCGCGCCTCGCTCCCCGTCGCGCTGGCCCTGCAACAGCTCCAGCAGCTGATCTTCTCGCTGGGCGCGCTGGTGCTGATCCTGCTGGTGTTCGGCCAGTACCCGCAGCCCTCCTGGCTGCTGGCGCTGCCGGCCCTCGCACTCCAGGCCGTCTTCAACACCGGCATCTCGATGGTCATGGCCCGGCTCGCCGCGCGCACCCCGGACATCGCCCAGCTGACACCGTTCATCCTGCGCACCTGGATGTACGCGTCCGGCGTCATGTGGAGCATCGGCACGATGCTCCAGGGCGACCGGGTCCCGCACGCGGTGAAGCTGGCTCTTGAGGTCAATCCGGCCGCCGTCTTCATCGACCTGATGCGGTTCGCGCTCATCGACAGCTTCGACGGCGGTCAGCTGCCCCCGCACGTGTGGCTCATCGCCACGGGCTGGGCGCTGGTGTGCGGCGTGGGCGGATTCATCTACTTCTGGCAGGCAGAGGAGAGTTACGGACGTGGCTGA
- a CDS encoding TetR/AcrR family transcriptional regulator translates to MIRAMTTAPGSRRRAPAGAAVLREDVTDAIRSAVFEELAAVGFARMSIEGIARRAGVGKTAVYRRWKSKLHLVLDLVSAVAVQGMPAPATGSLYGDVRAVLELAAYALRHPLASQVIPDLLVEAARNPEISATIKAALLDPQQGIAAVVVRDAVARGELPEDSDPDRALDLIVGPLYWRLAVVRGELPAGYLDDLAVSAVAALTR, encoded by the coding sequence ATGATTCGGGCCATGACCACCGCCCCGGGAAGCCGCCGCCGTGCCCCCGCCGGAGCCGCCGTGCTGCGCGAGGACGTGACCGATGCGATCCGCAGCGCGGTCTTCGAGGAGCTGGCCGCGGTCGGCTTCGCCCGGATGTCCATCGAGGGCATCGCCCGGCGCGCGGGCGTCGGCAAGACCGCGGTCTACCGCCGCTGGAAGTCCAAGCTGCACCTGGTCCTGGACCTGGTCTCCGCCGTCGCGGTACAGGGCATGCCCGCCCCGGCCACCGGCTCGCTGTACGGCGACGTGCGCGCCGTGCTCGAACTGGCCGCCTACGCCCTGCGCCACCCGCTCGCCTCCCAGGTCATCCCGGACCTGCTCGTCGAGGCGGCCCGCAACCCGGAGATCTCCGCCACCATCAAGGCCGCCCTGCTCGACCCGCAGCAGGGCATCGCCGCCGTCGTCGTACGGGACGCCGTGGCGCGCGGGGAACTGCCGGAGGACAGCGACCCCGACCGCGCCCTCGACCTGATCGTCGGCCCGCTCTACTGGCGCCTCGCGGTGGTCAGGGGCGAGCTGCCCGCGGGATACCTGGATGACCTGGCGGTCTCGGCGGTGGCCGCGCTCACCCGCTGA
- a CDS encoding CDP-glycerol glycerophosphotransferase family protein yields the protein MPRLSVIIPVRRARGSLRECLESVLSQSFTDIEVIGVDDGAPDGSGLVLDEFAALDSRVQAIHLPAGAGAHGRRNAGAERATGDYLLFLEGHYIYLPNALREIVDGLDATGDPDVLVFGHRKRPFRGKTRATRSLELLSGMPAGPHTLAKRKDLLDIAPVSWNRAVRRTVAERESLAFGPGPHGERMYALLTLAVAGSVATLGTACVEHRQQRYLPGLADDAEPTAGTTPLELIDAYGDLMTSVEARPALSPVRGLLFDRAVQELLSAYPTVTKRRRQYVSAVAAFHSAHRPDGFTFPGGAKGLRPQLMSGGKYAALGALDTALATRRGLRSAPTTARAKAKKSFTARYYKAQRKLPLDPKLAVYAAYWNRGVSCNPEAIYRKAQELAPDVHGVWVVSKNQVDSLPKGIDYVVPGTRRYWSVLARATYFFNNVNFADHLVKRPGQIHVMTHHGTPLKIMGMDQQNYPAAAQGLNFDRLLKRVDRWDWSVSANPHSTEVWSRAYPSAARSLETGYPRNDVFATATQEQIETIREGLGIRPGQRALLYAPTHRDYESGFTSRLDLERFCAAVGPDTVVMVRAHYFYGGAGLPESPSIIDVSTHPRIEDLCLAADALITDYSSVMFDYAHLNRPIVVHAPDWETYRTVRGVVFDLLSGKPGETPGAVATTTDELARAFTDGSWDSPANEALLKAFRERFCPYDDGRAAERVVRRVILGEEPAPSTA from the coding sequence ATGCCCCGGCTGAGTGTCATCATCCCCGTCCGCCGCGCCCGAGGAAGTCTGCGCGAGTGCCTGGAGTCGGTGCTCTCGCAGTCCTTCACGGACATCGAGGTGATCGGTGTGGATGACGGCGCTCCGGACGGCTCGGGGCTCGTGCTGGACGAGTTCGCCGCCCTCGACAGCCGGGTCCAGGCCATCCACCTGCCCGCGGGCGCGGGAGCCCACGGCCGGCGCAACGCCGGTGCGGAGCGGGCCACCGGGGACTACCTCCTGTTCCTGGAGGGCCACTACATCTACCTGCCGAACGCGCTGCGGGAGATCGTGGACGGGCTGGACGCCACCGGCGACCCCGATGTGCTGGTCTTCGGCCACCGCAAGCGCCCGTTCCGGGGCAAGACCCGGGCGACCCGGTCCCTCGAGCTGCTGAGCGGCATGCCCGCGGGCCCGCACACCCTGGCCAAGCGCAAGGACCTCCTGGACATCGCGCCCGTCTCCTGGAACCGGGCGGTCCGCCGCACCGTCGCCGAGCGCGAGAGCCTGGCCTTCGGCCCCGGCCCGCACGGTGAGCGCATGTACGCGCTCCTGACGCTCGCCGTCGCCGGCTCCGTCGCCACCCTGGGCACCGCCTGCGTCGAGCACCGCCAGCAGCGCTACCTGCCCGGCCTGGCGGACGACGCCGAGCCCACGGCCGGCACGACGCCGCTGGAGCTGATCGACGCGTACGGGGACCTGATGACCTCCGTCGAGGCACGCCCGGCCCTCAGCCCGGTACGCGGACTGCTCTTCGACCGCGCCGTCCAGGAGCTGCTGTCCGCGTACCCGACGGTGACCAAGCGCCGCAGGCAGTACGTCAGCGCCGTCGCCGCGTTCCACAGCGCCCACCGCCCCGACGGCTTCACGTTCCCGGGCGGCGCGAAGGGGCTCAGGCCGCAGCTGATGAGCGGCGGCAAGTACGCCGCGCTCGGCGCCCTGGACACGGCTCTGGCCACCCGCCGCGGCCTGCGCTCTGCGCCCACCACGGCACGGGCCAAGGCGAAGAAGTCGTTCACCGCGCGCTACTACAAGGCGCAGCGCAAGCTTCCGCTGGACCCGAAGCTCGCCGTCTACGCGGCCTACTGGAACCGCGGCGTGAGCTGCAACCCCGAGGCGATCTACCGCAAGGCCCAGGAGCTGGCCCCCGATGTGCACGGGGTCTGGGTGGTGTCGAAGAACCAGGTGGACTCGCTGCCGAAGGGCATCGACTACGTGGTGCCCGGCACCCGCCGCTACTGGTCGGTGCTGGCCCGTGCCACGTACTTCTTCAACAACGTCAACTTCGCCGACCACCTGGTCAAGCGCCCGGGTCAGATCCACGTGATGACCCACCACGGCACCCCGCTGAAGATCATGGGGATGGACCAGCAGAACTATCCGGCGGCCGCTCAGGGGCTCAACTTCGACCGGCTGCTCAAGCGGGTCGACCGCTGGGACTGGAGCGTCTCCGCCAACCCGCACTCCACCGAGGTGTGGTCCCGCGCCTACCCGAGCGCCGCGCGTTCTCTGGAGACGGGCTACCCGCGCAACGACGTCTTCGCGACGGCGACGCAGGAGCAGATCGAGACGATCCGCGAGGGCCTCGGCATCCGCCCCGGCCAGCGCGCCCTGCTGTACGCGCCCACCCACCGCGACTACGAGTCGGGCTTCACCAGCCGTCTCGACCTGGAGCGGTTCTGCGCGGCCGTGGGCCCGGACACCGTGGTGATGGTGCGCGCGCACTACTTCTACGGCGGCGCGGGGCTGCCCGAGAGCCCGTCGATCATCGACGTCTCCACGCATCCGCGCATCGAGGACCTCTGCCTCGCGGCCGACGCCCTGATCACGGACTACTCGTCGGTGATGTTCGACTACGCGCACCTGAACCGCCCGATCGTGGTGCACGCCCCGGACTGGGAGACGTACCGCACGGTACGCGGTGTCGTCTTCGACCTGCTGTCCGGCAAGCCCGGCGAGACCCCGGGCGCCGTCGCGACGACCACGGACGAGCTGGCGCGGGCGTTCACCGACGGCAGCTGGGACAGCCCCGCGAACGAGGCGCTACTGAAGGCGTTCCGTGAGCGGTTCTGCCCGTACGACGACGGCCGCGCCGCCGAGCGCGTCGTGCGCCGCGTCATCCTGGGCGAGGAGCCCGCGCCCAGCACGGCCTGA
- a CDS encoding glycosyltransferase family 39 protein, with protein MVIAANSPGPADVRIFAGFAKAVTAYGPVRIYEHPLPGLPVYNHPPLAGWMLLGLNGLSELGMSFATLIRSPASLADFCCAILVFEIVRRRAAQTTAVLCGVGVAVSPVLIATSGYHGNTDAVAIAFALAAAHLLADRKSPLAAGVAAALSISVKFVPVVVIPALFVAALRGGRPVLVRFAAGFGALFALVWGPVLVTVPLQLKENVLEYEGGSYRLWGLVRFADVLGLPESVITFMQGGGHFLFVLVCVAAGVWLAWLRPAQLPGVVAVTLGLLLLLSTASGLQYLTWAAAGTFVLGFWEGLAYSAVAGLTAVLGYSGRSAVRWSEPVLELGAAGWIVLAVGLATGVRHILATRACRQTAVCPPLAGPRTSQRSGSAVN; from the coding sequence ATGGTCATCGCGGCGAATTCGCCGGGCCCCGCCGATGTGCGCATCTTCGCGGGATTCGCGAAGGCGGTCACCGCGTACGGCCCCGTCCGGATTTATGAGCACCCGCTGCCCGGACTGCCCGTCTACAACCACCCGCCCCTGGCCGGCTGGATGCTGCTCGGCCTGAACGGTCTTTCCGAACTCGGAATGTCGTTCGCCACGCTCATCCGTTCGCCCGCTTCCCTCGCTGATTTCTGCTGCGCGATTCTCGTGTTCGAGATCGTCCGGCGCCGGGCCGCTCAGACGACGGCGGTGCTGTGCGGTGTCGGAGTCGCCGTCAGCCCGGTACTGATCGCCACCTCCGGCTACCACGGCAACACCGACGCGGTCGCCATCGCGTTCGCGCTGGCAGCGGCCCATCTGCTGGCCGACCGGAAGTCACCGCTGGCCGCCGGGGTGGCCGCGGCGCTCTCGATCAGCGTCAAGTTCGTTCCGGTGGTGGTGATCCCGGCGCTGTTCGTCGCCGCGCTGCGCGGCGGCCGGCCGGTGCTGGTCCGCTTCGCCGCCGGATTCGGCGCACTGTTCGCGCTGGTCTGGGGGCCGGTCCTGGTGACCGTGCCGCTGCAGCTCAAGGAGAACGTCCTGGAGTACGAGGGCGGCAGCTACCGGCTCTGGGGGCTCGTCCGGTTCGCCGACGTGCTCGGGCTGCCGGAGTCCGTCATCACCTTCATGCAGGGCGGCGGCCACTTCCTCTTCGTGCTGGTCTGCGTGGCCGCCGGGGTCTGGCTGGCGTGGCTGCGGCCCGCGCAACTGCCCGGGGTCGTCGCCGTCACGCTGGGCCTGCTGCTGCTCCTGTCCACCGCATCCGGCCTCCAGTACCTGACCTGGGCGGCCGCCGGAACGTTCGTTCTCGGGTTCTGGGAAGGGCTCGCGTACAGCGCCGTGGCCGGGCTGACGGCCGTCCTCGGCTACAGCGGACGCTCCGCGGTGCGCTGGAGCGAACCGGTGCTGGAGCTGGGCGCCGCCGGCTGGATCGTCCTCGCGGTCGGCCTCGCCACCGGCGTCCGCCACATCCTCGCCACTAGGGCCTGTCGTCAAACTGCCGTCTGCCCGCCGCTCGCCGGCCCCCGTACGTCGCAGCGGTCCGGCTCCGCCGTCAACTGA
- a CDS encoding CDP-glycerol glycerophosphotransferase family protein, which produces MLNMPPRLSVVVPVYNVELFLTDCLQSLAEQTMADLEVVMVDDGSTDGSAALAAEFAARDDRFRLVSQQNGGLGHARNTGVRNCDPESRYLAFVDSDDIIPPNAYELLVGALEETGSDLASGNVLRLRANGKLQQSPMFRKPMATTRMRTHVSRDLELLGDRIACNKVFRRSFWDKHEFAFPVGALYEDIPVVLPAHFLAGSVDIVKDPVYHWRDRPGSITTSRAVVRGVRDRVAHVQGVSTFLAENRPAADKNHYEAHALANDLWYFMEVLPDGDADYREAFLTHCNAFIDQVDPKVLDGLPLRLRVMWYLVREHRMEELLALLTYDKREPGAFAVRGVRRRQAEYPVLKQPVPAQVLRVADRDLPLAARLRDAQWRDGKLHLTGYAYIRNLPAGSGPGEFRIGWLRAGRRNVVPLRLRRTDEPEATARARQSLHDYDRAGFEAVVDPAKLRIAADGKPKQLTWNLEIGVARNGLLRRAIPSVREATVAPPVYRPDGDHRIAPAFDGDKLVLHAERIDARFETHRAGDTAGTVLVSGMVRDRLAKGELRLGLTHKATGATCDFPVTVGEGAESSAAGWRRFTAELPLAAVTAARPAADSTPKNLGYSVHLVGPEARRTPIDVPGPVLPGRYPLDDGEDGARRELALVTSSRGNLLISDRTVQPHVELAGWTDDGRLLLEGTFPEDRAHPVELVVQNSAHREETTFPVEFSGDEDARRFRAELRPDAVEGPGGPLPLGEGNWYFFFREKGAADESGDIALRIPASAFRTLPATRTLTGRDYTIARRFGDQLLVVSAPVLAASERGPRAKKLLSDAYAAQRTAPLREAALYSTFDGRQFSDSPRAVYEELVARGTELEHLWVVRDQQAIIPAGAVAVEHGSAAWHEALARSRYVVTNTQLPEWFERREDQTVVQTWHGTPLKRIGLELAGTVQANAAYIGTLKQRARQWSFLVSPNTFSTPVLRRSFGFEGEVLECGYPRNDLFHAADRTKVAAAVRERLGIPKDKRVVLYAPTWREDQQLGGGRYSLGLQLDLAAAERELGADTVLLVRRHYMVTDRLPDSGTGFVRDVSRYPDVGELMLISDALVTDYSSLMFDFAQTGRPMLFHTYDLEHYRDTLRGFSFEFEERAPGPLIPGSEELIEALRDPVRAIAGHAEAYEAFKRDFCDLDDGRATARVVDRML; this is translated from the coding sequence GTGCTCAACATGCCGCCACGGCTCAGTGTCGTTGTCCCCGTCTATAACGTGGAACTCTTCCTGACGGACTGCCTGCAGTCCCTCGCGGAGCAGACCATGGCCGACCTCGAGGTGGTGATGGTCGACGACGGGTCCACCGACGGCAGCGCGGCACTGGCCGCCGAGTTCGCCGCGCGGGACGACCGCTTCCGGCTGGTGAGCCAGCAGAACGGCGGGCTGGGGCACGCCCGTAACACCGGTGTCCGCAACTGCGACCCGGAGAGCCGCTACCTGGCCTTCGTCGACAGTGACGACATCATCCCGCCGAACGCGTACGAACTGCTCGTCGGGGCGCTGGAGGAGACCGGCTCCGACCTCGCGTCCGGCAACGTGCTGCGGCTGCGCGCCAACGGCAAGCTCCAGCAGTCGCCGATGTTCCGCAAGCCGATGGCGACGACCCGGATGCGCACCCACGTCTCCCGCGACCTGGAGCTCCTCGGGGACCGGATCGCCTGCAACAAGGTCTTCCGCCGCTCCTTCTGGGACAAGCACGAGTTCGCCTTCCCGGTCGGCGCGCTCTACGAGGACATCCCCGTCGTGCTGCCCGCCCACTTCCTGGCCGGCTCCGTCGACATCGTGAAGGACCCCGTCTACCACTGGCGGGACCGGCCGGGCTCGATCACCACCAGCCGGGCCGTCGTCCGGGGCGTCCGCGACCGGGTCGCGCACGTGCAGGGGGTCTCCACCTTCCTGGCGGAGAACCGTCCGGCCGCCGACAAGAACCACTACGAGGCACACGCCCTCGCCAACGACCTCTGGTACTTCATGGAGGTCCTCCCCGACGGCGACGCGGACTACCGCGAGGCCTTCCTGACGCACTGCAACGCCTTCATCGACCAGGTCGACCCGAAGGTCCTGGACGGACTCCCGCTGCGGCTGCGCGTGATGTGGTACCTGGTGCGCGAGCACCGCATGGAGGAACTCCTCGCGCTGCTCACCTACGACAAGCGCGAGCCCGGTGCCTTCGCCGTACGCGGCGTGCGCCGCCGGCAGGCCGAGTACCCCGTACTGAAGCAGCCGGTGCCGGCCCAGGTGCTGCGCGTGGCCGACCGCGACCTCCCGCTCGCCGCCCGGCTGCGGGACGCCCAGTGGCGCGACGGCAAACTGCACCTCACGGGGTACGCCTACATCCGCAACCTGCCCGCAGGTTCGGGCCCCGGCGAGTTCCGGATCGGCTGGCTGCGGGCCGGCCGGCGCAACGTGGTGCCGCTGCGGCTGCGCAGGACCGACGAGCCGGAGGCCACCGCCCGCGCCCGGCAGAGCCTGCACGACTACGACCGCGCGGGCTTCGAGGCGGTCGTCGACCCGGCGAAGCTCCGCATCGCCGCCGACGGCAAACCCAAGCAGCTCACCTGGAACCTGGAGATCGGCGTCGCCAGGAACGGCCTGCTGCGCCGCGCCATCCCCTCCGTCCGCGAGGCCACCGTGGCACCGCCCGTCTACCGTCCGGACGGCGACCACCGCATCGCCCCGGCCTTCGACGGCGACAAGCTGGTCCTGCACGCGGAGCGCATCGACGCCCGCTTCGAGACCCACCGCGCGGGCGACACCGCCGGCACCGTCCTCGTCTCCGGCATGGTCCGCGACCGCCTCGCCAAGGGCGAGCTGCGGCTCGGCCTCACCCACAAGGCCACCGGCGCCACCTGCGACTTCCCGGTCACGGTGGGCGAGGGCGCCGAGTCCTCGGCCGCCGGCTGGCGCCGCTTCACCGCCGAACTCCCGCTCGCGGCCGTCACAGCGGCCCGCCCGGCGGCGGACAGCACGCCGAAGAACCTCGGCTACAGCGTCCACCTCGTCGGCCCCGAGGCGCGGCGGACGCCGATCGACGTGCCCGGCCCGGTGCTGCCCGGCCGCTACCCGCTCGACGACGGCGAGGACGGCGCACGCCGCGAGCTCGCCCTCGTCACGAGCTCGCGCGGAAACCTGCTGATCAGCGACCGCACCGTGCAGCCCCACGTCGAGCTGGCCGGCTGGACCGACGACGGGCGGCTCCTCCTGGAGGGCACGTTCCCCGAGGACCGCGCACACCCCGTCGAGCTGGTGGTCCAGAACAGCGCCCACCGCGAGGAGACGACCTTCCCGGTCGAGTTCTCCGGAGACGAGGACGCCCGGCGCTTCCGTGCCGAACTGCGCCCCGACGCCGTCGAGGGACCCGGCGGCCCGCTCCCGCTGGGCGAGGGCAACTGGTACTTCTTCTTCCGCGAGAAGGGCGCGGCCGACGAGAGCGGCGACATCGCGCTGCGCATCCCCGCCTCGGCCTTCCGCACCCTGCCCGCCACCCGCACCCTCACCGGCCGCGACTACACCATCGCGCGGCGCTTCGGCGACCAGCTCCTGGTCGTCTCCGCCCCGGTGCTCGCCGCCTCGGAGCGCGGCCCGCGCGCCAAGAAGCTGCTCAGCGACGCCTACGCCGCGCAGCGCACCGCGCCGCTGCGCGAGGCCGCCCTGTACAGCACCTTCGACGGCCGCCAGTTCTCCGACTCGCCGCGGGCGGTCTACGAGGAACTGGTCGCCAGGGGCACCGAGCTGGAGCACCTGTGGGTGGTCCGCGACCAGCAGGCCATCATCCCCGCGGGCGCCGTCGCCGTGGAGCACGGGTCGGCCGCCTGGCACGAGGCGCTGGCCCGCAGCCGGTACGTCGTCACCAACACGCAGCTGCCCGAGTGGTTCGAGCGCCGCGAGGACCAGACCGTCGTCCAGACCTGGCACGGCACCCCGCTCAAGCGGATCGGCCTGGAGCTCGCGGGCACGGTCCAGGCGAACGCCGCCTACATCGGCACGCTCAAGCAGCGCGCCCGGCAGTGGAGCTTCCTGGTCTCCCCGAACACCTTCTCCACCCCCGTCCTGCGCCGCTCCTTCGGCTTCGAGGGCGAGGTCCTGGAGTGCGGCTATCCCCGTAACGACCTCTTCCACGCCGCCGACCGGACGAAGGTCGCGGCGGCGGTACGGGAGCGGCTCGGGATCCCCAAGGACAAGCGGGTCGTCCTGTACGCGCCGACCTGGCGCGAGGACCAGCAGCTGGGCGGCGGACGCTACTCGCTGGGCCTCCAGCTCGACCTGGCCGCCGCCGAACGCGAACTGGGCGCGGACACCGTGCTGCTGGTGCGGCGTCACTACATGGTCACCGACCGGCTGCCGGACAGCGGCACCGGATTCGTCCGCGACGTCTCGCGCTACCCGGACGTCGGCGAGCTGATGCTGATCAGCGACGCCCTGGTCACCGACTACTCCTCGCTGATGTTCGACTTCGCCCAGACCGGCCGTCCGATGCTGTTCCACACCTACGACCTGGAGCACTACCGCGACACGCTGCGCGGATTCAGCTTCGAATTCGAGGAGCGCGCCCCCGGCCCGCTGATCCCGGGCTCCGAGGAGCTGATCGAGGCCCTGCGCGACCCGGTCCGGGCCATCGCGGGACACGCGGAAGCGTACGAGGCATTCAAGCGGGACTTCTGCGACCTCGACGACGGCCGTGCGACCGCCCGGGTGGTCGACCGGATGCTGTAG
- a CDS encoding bifunctional glycosyltransferase/class I SAM-dependent methyltransferase, with protein MKESPSPRIGILVVAYNAETTLEKTLDRIPEDFRSRVDEILILDDASHDATFTAGCRWSQAEGMPRTVVMRHTKNLGYGGNQKAGYALAAAHGLDIIVLLHGDGQYAPELLPEMVAPIERGECEAVFGSRMMKSGNALKGGMPLYKWLGNRILTRLENGLLGSQLTEFHSGYRAYSVEALKKLPVDRNTDAFDFDTQIIVQLLDAGMRIKEIPVPTYYGDEICYVNGMKYAKDVVKDVLEYRLAVKGFGTCAWIPKPVEYAFKEGDGSSHAVILEKMRKLPPGRVLDLGCSGGLFAQRLEALGHEVTGVDFVEVPGVREKCTYFHLANLEEGLPPELCTDFDYVVAGDVIEHLSRPERVLTEVATVLRPGGQVLLSVPNFSHWYSRMRVAVGAFDYDRRGILDETHLRFFTRASLRRTVRAAGYDVLDIASTGAPFWSLLGRGPLAAVLGGLSRLLTRIRPTLFGYQHVALLTPHAAETIIAGEHVDVQDILNRQYVPADRVGV; from the coding sequence GTGAAGGAAAGCCCGAGTCCCAGGATCGGCATCCTGGTGGTCGCGTACAACGCGGAGACAACGCTGGAGAAGACCCTCGACCGGATTCCGGAGGATTTCCGGTCCAGGGTCGACGAGATTCTCATTCTCGACGACGCCAGCCACGACGCGACCTTCACCGCCGGCTGCCGCTGGTCGCAGGCCGAGGGAATGCCGCGCACCGTGGTGATGCGGCACACCAAGAACCTCGGATACGGCGGAAACCAGAAAGCCGGATACGCGCTGGCAGCCGCACACGGACTGGACATCATCGTGCTCCTGCACGGCGACGGACAGTACGCCCCGGAACTGCTCCCCGAAATGGTCGCACCCATCGAACGCGGCGAGTGCGAGGCGGTGTTCGGGTCCCGGATGATGAAATCCGGGAACGCCCTCAAGGGCGGTATGCCGCTCTACAAATGGCTCGGCAACCGCATCCTCACCCGGCTGGAGAACGGTCTCCTCGGTTCGCAACTGACCGAATTCCACTCCGGATACCGCGCCTACAGCGTCGAGGCCCTGAAGAAGCTGCCGGTCGACCGGAACACCGACGCCTTCGACTTCGACACCCAGATCATCGTCCAGCTGCTCGACGCGGGAATGCGGATCAAGGAGATCCCCGTGCCCACGTACTACGGCGACGAGATCTGCTACGTCAACGGCATGAAGTACGCCAAGGACGTCGTCAAGGACGTCCTCGAATACCGCCTGGCGGTCAAGGGGTTCGGCACCTGCGCCTGGATCCCGAAGCCCGTCGAGTACGCCTTCAAGGAGGGCGACGGCTCCTCGCACGCGGTCATCCTGGAGAAGATGCGCAAGCTGCCGCCCGGCCGGGTCCTGGACCTCGGCTGCTCCGGCGGCCTGTTCGCGCAGCGGCTGGAGGCACTCGGCCACGAGGTGACCGGGGTGGACTTCGTCGAGGTGCCCGGAGTGCGCGAGAAGTGCACGTACTTCCACCTCGCCAACCTGGAGGAGGGCCTGCCGCCCGAGCTCTGCACCGACTTCGACTACGTCGTCGCCGGGGACGTCATCGAGCACCTCTCCCGCCCGGAGCGGGTGCTCACCGAGGTCGCCACCGTGCTCCGGCCCGGCGGCCAGGTGCTGCTGTCCGTGCCGAACTTCAGCCACTGGTACTCACGGATGCGGGTCGCGGTCGGCGCCTTCGACTACGACCGCCGGGGCATCCTCGACGAGACGCACCTGCGCTTCTTCACCAGGGCCAGCCTGCGCCGCACGGTACGCGCCGCGGGCTACGACGTCCTGGACATCGCCTCGACGGGGGCGCCGTTCTGGTCACTGCTCGGGCGCGGCCCGCTCGCGGCGGTACTCGGCGGTCTTTCGAGGCTGCTGACCCGGATCCGGCCGACGCTGTTCGGCTATCAGCACGTCGCACTGCTCACCCCGCATGCGGCCGAGACGATCATCGCTGGAGAGCACGTCGATGTACAGGACATCCTCAACCGACAGTACGTCCCCGCCGACCGGGTCGGCGTCTGA
- a CDS encoding ABC transporter ATP-binding protein encodes MADSTSPGVPTVVVDDVHITYKVNGARTGKGSATSALSRLASRRQSPGVREVHAVKGVSFAAYKGEAIGLIGSNGSGKSTLLKAIAGLLPATRGRVHTQGQPSLLGVNAALMSDLTGERNVVLGGLAMGMTRAEIRERYAEIVEFSGINEKGDFITLPMRTYSSGMGARLRFSIAAAKNHDVLLIDEALSTGDAKFQRRSKDRIIELRQQAGTVFLVSHHNKSITETCDRAIWLEAGTLRMDGPAKEVVAAYEKFTKKK; translated from the coding sequence GTGGCTGACAGCACTTCGCCCGGAGTACCGACGGTCGTCGTCGACGACGTCCACATCACGTACAAGGTCAACGGCGCCCGCACCGGCAAGGGCAGCGCCACCTCGGCCCTCAGCCGGCTCGCCTCGCGCCGGCAGTCCCCCGGAGTGCGCGAGGTGCACGCCGTGAAGGGGGTCAGCTTCGCCGCGTACAAGGGGGAGGCGATCGGCCTGATCGGCTCCAACGGCTCGGGTAAGTCGACGCTGCTGAAGGCCATCGCCGGACTGCTGCCCGCCACCAGGGGCCGCGTCCACACCCAGGGCCAGCCCTCGCTGCTCGGGGTGAACGCCGCGCTCATGAGCGATCTGACGGGCGAGCGCAACGTCGTACTCGGCGGACTCGCGATGGGCATGACCCGCGCCGAGATCCGCGAGCGCTACGCGGAGATCGTGGAGTTCTCCGGCATCAACGAGAAGGGCGACTTCATCACCCTGCCGATGCGCACGTACTCCTCCGGCATGGGCGCCCGGCTGCGCTTCTCGATCGCCGCCGCCAAGAACCACGACGTCCTGCTGATCGACGAGGCACTGTCCACCGGCGACGCGAAGTTCCAGCGCCGCAGCAAGGACCGGATCATCGAGCTGCGCCAGCAGGCCGGCACGGTCTTCCTGGTGAGCCACCACAACAAGTCGATCACCGAGACGTGCGACCGGGCGATCTGGCTGGAGGCGGGAACGCTGCGGATGGACGGCCCGGCGAAGGAAGTGGTCGCCGCCTACGAAAAGTTCACCAAGAAAAAGTAA